One Calliopsis andreniformis isolate RMS-2024a chromosome 9, iyCalAndr_principal, whole genome shotgun sequence genomic window carries:
- the LOC143184168 gene encoding ubiquinol-cytochrome c reductase complex assembly factor 5-like — translation MANTLFYRIRRQVRIFHHNMPLKFLGEFRLLPIFFIAGAALEFTMIHWHVGEVNFYKTYKKRQIEKAVEERLRAMEKQST, via the coding sequence ATGGCAAATACGCTATTTTATCGTATAAGGAGACAAGTGAGAATATTTCATCACAATATGCCTCTAAAGTTTCTTGGAGAATTTCGTCTCTTGccaatattttttattgctgGTGCTGCTTTGGAGTTCACAATGATACATTGGCACGTTGGAGAGGTTAActtttataaaacgtataagaAAAGGCAAATAGAAAAGGCAGTTGAGGAAAGATTACgtgcaatggaaaagcagtcAACCTGA
- the LOC143184169 gene encoding uncharacterized protein LOC143184169: MKFLVTLTLILAVLFATSMAQTDDYIHLPGKSCKDAPPCPDGRPCVMAAPRCNVGTCGKEPVPTCGPKKP; this comes from the coding sequence ATGAAGTTCCTGGTGACGTTGACGCTTATCCTGGCGGTGCTCTTCGCGACGTCCATGGCGCAGACGGACGACTACATCCACTTGCCAGGGAAAAGCTGCAAGGATGCGCCGCCTTGTCCAGATGGTAGGCCCTGCGTGATGGCAGCTCCTCGCTGCAACGTCGGCACTTGCGGCAAGGAACCAGTACCTACGTGCGGCCCGAAGAAACCTTGA
- the Sloth2 gene encoding ubiquinol-cytochrome c reductase complex assembly factor 6 sloth 2 translates to MPYGVSWPRFIAFIIAATAISMVGSQTVHVIYKPLDDLEERIEAAVQMKLAEKNNTRNV, encoded by the coding sequence ATGCCTTACGGTGTATCATGGCCTCGTTTCATTGCATTTATTATTGCTGCTACAGCTATCTCGATGGTTGGTTCACAAACTGTGCATGTTATATATAAACCACTGGATGATTTAGAGGAACGTATAGAGGCAGCAGTACAAATGAAATTAGCAGAGAAGAACAATACAAGAAATGTATAA